One region of Oryza glaberrima chromosome 7, OglaRS2, whole genome shotgun sequence genomic DNA includes:
- the LOC127780220 gene encoding 5-pentadecatrienyl resorcinol O-methyltransferase-like, which yields MVHRSLGISTMKTAEENDKGLAFSARSTGQCTIGNQRRRGACTMLDLPHVINSIASDHSDVAQFVAGDMMDFNLKADAVLLKSVLHDWSDEDCIKILKCCKEAIIPSKDAGGKIIIIDVVVGSSSEAICQGTQHLVDLNISVLTPGKERDEEEWFKMFTKYKISPVLGFRSIIKVFP from the exons ATGGTGCATCGTTCACTTGGCATAAGTACAATGAAAACTGCAGAGGAAAATGATAAG GGGTTAGCCTTCTCGGCAAGGTCAACTGGACAATGCACGATTggtaaccagaggagacgtggtgcatGCACCATGCTGGACCTTCCACATGTGATCAATTCCATCGCGTCTGATCATAGCGACGTTGCTCAGTTTGTTGCAGGTGATATGATGGATTTCAACCTCAAAGCAGATGCCGTCCTGCTTAAG TCTGTGCTACATGATTGGAGTGATGAGGACTGCATAAAGATACTAAAATGTTGCAAGGAAGCAATTATTCCTTCTAAAGATGCAGGAGGAAAGATCATCATTATAGATGTTGTAGTTGGATCTTCTTCTGAAGCAATATGCCAAGGAACCCAACATTTGGTTGATCTGAATATTTCGGTTCTAACACCAGGGAAGGAAAGGGACGAGGAAGAGTGGTTCAAGATGTTCACTAAGTACAAGATTAGCCCAGTGTTAGGTTTTCGATCCATTATCAAAGTATTTCCATAG
- the LOC127779639 gene encoding ABC transporter B family member 28 isoform X1, translated as MAIPTWSTRLLLSPSASASSHRPNPTRRLAFPSPISGSTRGGVHALRRGPGRQAPRAYISAPASGPDAYPSPALDAAAAAADVAAAIASSDAVTWAGVWALLSPHRARIAVSLAALLACTTCTLSMPLFSGRFFETLIGRGSEPLWRLLSKIAVLYTLEPIFTIVFVINMTVIWEKVMARLRSQIFRRILIQKMVFFDRHKVGELTGLLTSDLGTLKSVVSDNISRDRGLRALSEITGTLCILFTLSTELAPVLGLLMVSVSVLVALFKRSTVPTFKSYGIVQARISDTASETFSAIRTVRSFGGEKRQISMFDNLALAFQNSGTKLGVLKSANESLTRVVVYVSLMALYVLGGSKVNAGKLSVGTMASFIGYTFTLTFAVQGAVNTLGDLRGTFASVERINSILSAEDIDDSLAYGLAKELEDSNGAVHENGTANKHYMSALKSSSSCSNLAWSGDIHLEGVHFSYPLRSDVEILNGLDLTIECGKITALVGPSGAGKSTVVQLLARYYEPTHGHITVAGEDIRVFDKREWSRVVSLVNQDPVLFSVSVGENIAYGLPDDVVSKDEIIKAAKAANAHEFIVSLPQGYDTLVGERGSLLSGGQRQRIAIARALLKNSPILILDEATSALDTTSERLVQEALNHLMKGRTSLVIAHRLSTVQNAHQIAVCSDGKIAELGTHAELVASGGRYASLVGTQRLAFE; from the exons ATGGCGATCCCCACATGGAGcacgcgcctcctcctctccccctccgcctccgcctcgagcCATAGACCTAACCCtacccgccgcctcgccttcccctcccccatctCCGGCTCCAcccgcggcggcgtccacgccctccgccgcggcccCGGCCGCCAGGCTCCCCGCGCCTACATCTCCGCGCCGGCGTCCGGCCCCGACGCCTACCCGTCCCCGGCcctcgacgccgcggcggcggcggcggacgtcgCCGCGGCCATCGCCTCCTCGGACGCCGTCACGTGGGCGGGGGTCTGGGCCCTCCTGTCGCCGCACAGGGCCCGCATCGCGGTCTCCCTCGCGGCGCTCCTCGCGTGCACCACCTGCACCCTCTCCATGCCGCTCTTCTCAG GGAGGTTCTTCGAGACGCTGATAGGAAGGGGCTCCGAACCCCTGTGGAGGCTGCTATCCAAAATCGCCGTGCTGTATACGCTGGAGCCCATATTTACAATCGTATTCGTGATCAACATGACCGTGATCTGGGAGAAGGTGATGGCGAGGCTCCGGAGCCAAATATTTCGCAGGATTCTAATCCAGAAG ATGGTATTCTTTGATCGTCACAAG GTTGGCGAGTTGACTGGTTTGTTGACATCTGATTTGGGTACTTTGAAGAGTGTCGTAAGTGACAACATATCAAGGGATCGTGGGCTAAGGGCACTCTCTGAG aTCACCGGTACACTTTGTATACTTTTCACATTATCCACTGAGCTAGCTCCTGTACTAGGACTCCTAATGGTCTCTGTCTCCGTGCTAGTTG CTCTTTTCAAGAGGTCAACTGTTCCCACATTTAAATCTTATGGAATTGTCCAAGCACGTATATCAGACACTGCATCAGAAACATTTTCAGCTATTCGTACT GTTAGGTCATTTGGGGGTGAAAAACGACAAATTTCTATGTTTGACAATTTG GCACTTGCTTTCCAGAATAGTGGCACAAAACTAGGCGTGCTGAAATCTGCCAATGAGTCATTGACTCGGGTGGTAGTCTATGTTTCCCTAATGGCACTTTATGTTCTTGGTGGAAGCAAGGTTAATGCG GGAAAATTGTCTGTTGGAACCATGGCATCTTTTATTGGTTACACATTCACACTGACATTCGCT GTTCAAGGAGCTGTTAATACTCTTGGTGATCTACGTGGGACATTTGCTTCTGTAGAAAGAATAAATTCTATTCTATCAGCAGAGGACATTGATGATTCACTTGCATATGGTTTAGCCAAAGAACTAGAAGATTCAAATGGTGCAGTGCACGAAAATGGCACTGCTAACAAACATTACATGTCAGCACTAAAATCATCAAGCAGCTGTAGTAATCTTGCCTGGTCTGGTGACATTCACCTAGAAG GTGTCCACTTTTCTTACCCACTGAGATCTGATGTGGAGATCTTAAATGGGCTTGATCTTACAATTGAGTGTGGAAAAATTACAGCACTTGTTGGACCTAGTGGTGCTGGAAAAAGCACAGTGGTGCAACTTCTTGCACGGTACTATGAG CCAACTCATGGTCACATCACTGTGGCTGGGGAAGACATCCGTGTATTTGATAAAAGAGAATGGTCTCGAGTTGTATCCTTAGTGAATCAG GACCCTGTCCTATTCTCAGTTTCTGTCGGAGAAAACATCGCTTATGGTCTTCCGGATGATGTTGTTTCCAAGGATGAGATAATAAAAGCCGCTAAAGCTGCCAATGCTCATGAATTCATTGTCTCTCTTCCACAG GGCTATGACACACTTGTTGGTGAACGTGGCAGCCTCCTAAGTGGGGGACAGAGACAG AGAATTGCTATTGCTCGTGCTCTTCTGAAAAACTCTCCTATTCTAATACTTGATGAG GCTACCAGTGCACTTGATACGACCAGTGAACGGCTTGTACAGGAAGCTCTCAATCACTTGATGAAGGGAAGGACTTCTCTGGTGATCGCGCACAGATTGAGCACCGTGCAAAATGCGCATCAAATCGCTGTCTGCTCAGATGGCAAGATAGCAGAACTTGGGACTCATGCTGAACTGGTTGCTAGCGGTGGCCGATATGCGTCACTTGTTGGTACACAGAGGCTCGCATTTGAGTAA
- the LOC127779639 gene encoding ABC transporter B family member 28 isoform X2 → MAIPTWSTRLLLSPSASASSHRPNPTRRLAFPSPISGSTRGGVHALRRGPGRQAPRAYISAPASGPDAYPSPALDAAAAAADVAAAIASSDAVTWAGVWALLSPHRARIAVSLAALLACTTCTLSMPLFSGRFFETLIGRGSEPLWRLLSKIAVLYTLEPIFTIVFVINMTVIWEKVMARLRSQIFRRILIQKMVFFDRHKVGELTGLLTSDLGTLKSVVSDNISRDRGLRALSEITGTLCILFTLSTELAPVLGLLMVSVSVLVALFKRSTVPTFKSYGIVQARISDTASETFSAIRTVRSFGGEKRQISMFDNLALAFQNSGTKLGVLKSANESLTRVVVYVSLMALYVLGGSKVNAGKLSVGTMASFIGYTFTLTFAVQGAVNTLGDLRGTFASVERINSILSAEDIDDSLAYGLAKELEDSNGAVHENGTANKHYMSALKSSSSCSNLAWSGDIHLEGVHFSYPLRSDVEILNGLDLTIECGKITALVGPSGAGKSTVVQLLARYYEPTHGHITVAGEDIRVFDKREWSRVVSLVNQDPVLFSVSVGENIAYGLPDDVVSKDEIIKAAKAANAHEFIVSLPQGYDTLVGERGSLLSGGQRQRIAIARALLKNSPILILDECH, encoded by the exons ATGGCGATCCCCACATGGAGcacgcgcctcctcctctccccctccgcctccgcctcgagcCATAGACCTAACCCtacccgccgcctcgccttcccctcccccatctCCGGCTCCAcccgcggcggcgtccacgccctccgccgcggcccCGGCCGCCAGGCTCCCCGCGCCTACATCTCCGCGCCGGCGTCCGGCCCCGACGCCTACCCGTCCCCGGCcctcgacgccgcggcggcggcggcggacgtcgCCGCGGCCATCGCCTCCTCGGACGCCGTCACGTGGGCGGGGGTCTGGGCCCTCCTGTCGCCGCACAGGGCCCGCATCGCGGTCTCCCTCGCGGCGCTCCTCGCGTGCACCACCTGCACCCTCTCCATGCCGCTCTTCTCAG GGAGGTTCTTCGAGACGCTGATAGGAAGGGGCTCCGAACCCCTGTGGAGGCTGCTATCCAAAATCGCCGTGCTGTATACGCTGGAGCCCATATTTACAATCGTATTCGTGATCAACATGACCGTGATCTGGGAGAAGGTGATGGCGAGGCTCCGGAGCCAAATATTTCGCAGGATTCTAATCCAGAAG ATGGTATTCTTTGATCGTCACAAG GTTGGCGAGTTGACTGGTTTGTTGACATCTGATTTGGGTACTTTGAAGAGTGTCGTAAGTGACAACATATCAAGGGATCGTGGGCTAAGGGCACTCTCTGAG aTCACCGGTACACTTTGTATACTTTTCACATTATCCACTGAGCTAGCTCCTGTACTAGGACTCCTAATGGTCTCTGTCTCCGTGCTAGTTG CTCTTTTCAAGAGGTCAACTGTTCCCACATTTAAATCTTATGGAATTGTCCAAGCACGTATATCAGACACTGCATCAGAAACATTTTCAGCTATTCGTACT GTTAGGTCATTTGGGGGTGAAAAACGACAAATTTCTATGTTTGACAATTTG GCACTTGCTTTCCAGAATAGTGGCACAAAACTAGGCGTGCTGAAATCTGCCAATGAGTCATTGACTCGGGTGGTAGTCTATGTTTCCCTAATGGCACTTTATGTTCTTGGTGGAAGCAAGGTTAATGCG GGAAAATTGTCTGTTGGAACCATGGCATCTTTTATTGGTTACACATTCACACTGACATTCGCT GTTCAAGGAGCTGTTAATACTCTTGGTGATCTACGTGGGACATTTGCTTCTGTAGAAAGAATAAATTCTATTCTATCAGCAGAGGACATTGATGATTCACTTGCATATGGTTTAGCCAAAGAACTAGAAGATTCAAATGGTGCAGTGCACGAAAATGGCACTGCTAACAAACATTACATGTCAGCACTAAAATCATCAAGCAGCTGTAGTAATCTTGCCTGGTCTGGTGACATTCACCTAGAAG GTGTCCACTTTTCTTACCCACTGAGATCTGATGTGGAGATCTTAAATGGGCTTGATCTTACAATTGAGTGTGGAAAAATTACAGCACTTGTTGGACCTAGTGGTGCTGGAAAAAGCACAGTGGTGCAACTTCTTGCACGGTACTATGAG CCAACTCATGGTCACATCACTGTGGCTGGGGAAGACATCCGTGTATTTGATAAAAGAGAATGGTCTCGAGTTGTATCCTTAGTGAATCAG GACCCTGTCCTATTCTCAGTTTCTGTCGGAGAAAACATCGCTTATGGTCTTCCGGATGATGTTGTTTCCAAGGATGAGATAATAAAAGCCGCTAAAGCTGCCAATGCTCATGAATTCATTGTCTCTCTTCCACAG GGCTATGACACACTTGTTGGTGAACGTGGCAGCCTCCTAAGTGGGGGACAGAGACAG AGAATTGCTATTGCTCGTGCTCTTCTGAAAAACTCTCCTATTCTAATACTTGATGAG tGCCATTGA